In one Limosilactobacillus oris genomic region, the following are encoded:
- the rplP gene encoding 50S ribosomal protein L16 — MLVPKRVKHRKVQRGHMRGEAKGGKTVTFGEFGLQALDSHWISNRQIEAARIAMTRYMKRGGKVWIKIFPQLSYTSKGVGVRMGNGKGAPEGWVAPVKRGKVMFEVGGVSEEVAREALRLAGHKLPVRTKIVQREEVGGQSNEK; from the coding sequence ATGCTAGTACCAAAGCGAGTAAAGCACCGTAAGGTTCAACGTGGTCACATGCGTGGCGAAGCTAAGGGTGGCAAGACGGTTACCTTTGGTGAATTTGGTTTGCAAGCACTTGATTCCCACTGGATCAGCAACCGGCAAATCGAAGCCGCTCGTATTGCGATGACTCGTTACATGAAGCGTGGTGGGAAGGTTTGGATTAAGATCTTCCCTCAACTTTCCTACACCAGTAAAGGTGTTGGTGTCCGGATGGGTAACGGTAAAGGTGCTCCTGAAGGATGGGTTGCTCCAGTTAAGCGCGGCAAGGTAATGTTCGAAGTAGGGGGCGTTTCTGAAGAAGTCGCTCGTGAAGCTTTACGTCTTGCCGGTCACAAGTTGCCAGTTCGCACTAAGATCGTACAACGTGAGGAAGTAGGTGGACAATCTAATGAAAAGTAA
- the rpsQ gene encoding 30S ribosomal protein S17, with amino-acid sequence MSEERNARKVYQGRVVSDKMDKTITVVIDTYKSAPIYGKRVKYSKKFYAHDENNEAKTGDTVQIMETRPLSAKKRFRLVKVVEKAATL; translated from the coding sequence ATGAGTGAAGAACGTAATGCACGCAAGGTTTATCAAGGCCGCGTTGTTTCTGACAAGATGGACAAGACCATCACTGTCGTAATCGACACTTACAAGAGTGCCCCAATTTACGGCAAGCGTGTTAAGTACTCAAAGAAGTTCTACGCACACGATGAAAACAACGAAGCAAAGACCGGCGACACTGTACAAATCATGGAAACTCGGCCATTATCAGCTAAGAAGCGTTTCCGTCTTGTAAAAGTTGTCGAAAAGGCTGCTACCCTTTAA
- the rpsC gene encoding 30S ribosomal protein S3, whose protein sequence is MGQKINPNGFRVGVIRDWTAKWYADKDFANYLNEDLRIRKYIEKRLADASVSTVEIERAANRVNVSIHTAKPGMVIGKGGSEVEALRKELNKLTGKRVHINIVEIKKPDLDAHLVGESIARQLEARIAFRRAMRGAMQRAMRAGAKGIKTQVAGRLNGADMSRVESYSDGTVPLHTLRADIDYSWDEANTTYGVLGVKTWIYRGEVLPTKKNENDDEQGGK, encoded by the coding sequence GTGGGTCAAAAGATCAATCCTAATGGTTTTCGTGTCGGAGTCATTCGCGATTGGACTGCAAAGTGGTACGCTGATAAAGACTTTGCTAACTACCTGAACGAAGACCTTCGGATCCGTAAGTACATTGAAAAGCGACTTGCTGATGCCTCTGTATCAACCGTTGAAATTGAACGTGCCGCAAACCGCGTCAACGTTTCAATTCACACTGCCAAGCCAGGAATGGTTATTGGTAAGGGTGGTTCAGAAGTTGAAGCACTTCGTAAGGAATTAAACAAGTTAACTGGCAAGCGTGTCCACATCAACATTGTGGAAATCAAGAAGCCAGACTTGGATGCACACCTGGTTGGTGAAAGCATCGCACGGCAACTCGAAGCGCGGATTGCTTTCCGTCGTGCAATGCGTGGAGCAATGCAACGGGCTATGCGTGCCGGCGCTAAGGGCATTAAGACTCAAGTTGCTGGTCGTTTGAACGGTGCTGATATGTCACGGGTTGAATCATACTCTGACGGTACTGTTCCATTGCACACTCTCCGTGCCGACATTGATTACTCTTGGGATGAAGCAAACACTACTTATGGTGTCCTGGGTGTTAAGACTTGGATCTACCGTGGTGAAGTTCTTCCTACCAAGAAGAATGAAAATGATGATGAACAAGGAGGGAAGTAA
- the rpmC gene encoding 50S ribosomal protein L29, which yields MKSKDYVQELNGLTTDKLLDREKELKEQLFNLRFQLATGQLENTASLKKVRKDIARVKTVLRQQELNK from the coding sequence ATGAAAAGTAAAGATTACGTACAAGAACTGAATGGATTAACCACTGACAAGCTACTTGACCGTGAAAAGGAATTGAAGGAACAATTGTTTAACTTGCGTTTCCAATTAGCTACTGGTCAATTGGAAAACACTGCAAGCCTTAAAAAAGTACGTAAGGACATTGCACGGGTTAAGACAGTTCTTCGTCAACAAGAATTAAACAAATAA
- the rplB gene encoding 50S ribosomal protein L2: MGIRKYKPTTNGRRNMNGYDFAEITKTTPEKSLLAPLKHTAGRNSYGHITVRHRGGGVKRQYRIIDFKRIKDDVPATVKAIEYDPNRTANIALLGYADGTKSYIIAPKGLKVGMTVQSGPDADIKVGNALPLKNIPVGTVIHNIELKPGKGGQLARSAGASAQLLGKDEKYVLVRLSSGEVRMVLATCRATIGTVGNDEHALLIKGKAGRTRYAGQRPHVRGSVMNPNDHPHGGGEGKQPVGLPSPLSPWGKKTVGKKTRSHKARSNKFIVRGRKRGPHTR; the protein is encoded by the coding sequence TTCGCTGAAATCACGAAGACGACGCCTGAAAAGTCATTGTTGGCTCCATTAAAACACACTGCCGGCCGGAACAGCTATGGTCACATTACTGTTCGTCACCGTGGTGGTGGTGTTAAGCGTCAATACCGGATCATTGACTTTAAGCGGATTAAGGATGATGTTCCTGCAACTGTTAAGGCCATCGAATACGATCCAAACCGTACTGCTAACATCGCACTCTTGGGTTACGCTGATGGTACCAAGTCATACATCATCGCTCCTAAGGGTCTGAAGGTTGGCATGACTGTTCAATCTGGTCCAGATGCAGATATCAAGGTTGGTAACGCTCTTCCATTGAAGAACATTCCAGTTGGTACTGTTATTCACAACATTGAATTAAAGCCAGGCAAGGGTGGTCAGCTTGCTCGTTCAGCAGGTGCTTCTGCTCAATTACTTGGTAAGGATGAGAAGTACGTCTTGGTACGTCTTTCATCTGGTGAAGTACGGATGGTTCTTGCTACCTGCCGTGCCACTATCGGTACTGTTGGTAACGACGAACACGCCCTTTTAATCAAGGGTAAGGCTGGTCGGACCCGTTACGCTGGTCAACGTCCACACGTCCGTGGTTCTGTTATGAACCCTAATGATCACCCACATGGTGGTGGTGAAGGTAAGCAACCAGTTGGTTTACCATCTCCTCTGTCTCCATGGGGTAAGAAGACCGTTGGTAAGAAGACCCGTTCACACAAGGCTCGTTCAAACAAGTTCATTGTTCGTGGTCGGAAGCGCGGTCCACACACTCGTTAA
- the rpsS gene encoding 30S ribosomal protein S19 — MGRSLKKGPFADASLLKKVKEQEGSEKKTVIKTWSRRSTIFPSFIGYTFAVYDGRKHVPVYVQEDMVGHKLGEFVPTRTFHGHANDDKKTGK; from the coding sequence ATGGGTCGTAGTTTGAAGAAGGGACCTTTCGCTGATGCTTCATTACTGAAGAAGGTTAAGGAGCAGGAAGGTTCTGAAAAGAAGACGGTCATCAAGACCTGGTCACGTCGTTCTACCATTTTCCCAAGCTTCATTGGTTACACATTTGCTGTTTATGATGGTCGGAAGCACGTACCAGTTTACGTACAAGAAGACATGGTAGGTCACAAGTTGGGCGAATTCGTGCCAACTCGTACTTTCCACGGTCACGCAAATGATGACAAGAAGACAGGCAAGTAA
- the rplV gene encoding 50S ribosomal protein L22, giving the protein MAENITSAKATAKMVRVPARKVRLVLDAIRGKSVAEAFAILKFTSRGAASDVQKVLNSAVANAENNFDLDRASLVVSEAYANEGPTLKRFRPRAKGSASPINKRTSHITVVVTER; this is encoded by the coding sequence ATGGCTGAAAACATCACTTCCGCTAAGGCAACTGCCAAGATGGTCCGTGTTCCTGCCCGTAAGGTTCGCCTTGTTTTAGACGCAATTCGCGGCAAGAGCGTTGCTGAAGCATTCGCTATTCTGAAGTTCACCAGCCGTGGTGCCGCTTCAGATGTTCAAAAAGTCTTAAATTCTGCTGTTGCAAACGCTGAAAACAACTTTGATTTAGATCGTGCTTCATTGGTTGTCAGCGAAGCCTACGCAAACGAAGGACCAACCTTAAAGCGGTTCCGTCCTCGTGCAAAGGGTTCTGCTTCACCAATTAACAAGCGGACTAGTCACATCACAGTGGTTGTTACAGAACGATAG